From Paenibacillus graminis, a single genomic window includes:
- a CDS encoding carbohydrate ABC transporter permease has protein sequence MTRSKVISGLKPVLFTLPAMVPFVLFWLAPLLYVLYLSFTEWDFMSPEKTFVGLQNYADLFSNPAFYKSLKVTVLFCAGSVLPIILLGLGLALLMNRKLKGSAIYQVLLFSPWVTPTVAVSIVWSWIYEPEVGLANTVLDVLGLERIGWLQDPKWALAGVLLVTIWKSVGWAMIFYLVALRNVPSDLLEAGDLDGASAVQKFFRITLPLISPTTLFLFVVQLIQALQAYDQINVLTQGGPSGSTRTLLYLYYQSAFESFQIGEASSVAVVLVILCMLLSVFSFGVSKRTTHYQ, from the coding sequence ATGACACGCTCAAAGGTTATTAGCGGTTTGAAGCCCGTGCTGTTCACGCTGCCGGCGATGGTACCGTTCGTTCTGTTCTGGCTGGCGCCGCTGTTGTATGTGCTGTATCTCAGCTTCACGGAATGGGATTTTATGAGTCCGGAGAAAACTTTTGTCGGATTACAAAATTATGCTGACCTCTTCAGCAATCCGGCCTTTTACAAATCACTGAAAGTAACCGTGCTTTTCTGTGCGGGCAGTGTGCTGCCGATCATCCTGCTGGGGCTTGGGCTTGCGCTCCTGATGAACCGCAAGCTGAAAGGCTCCGCAATCTATCAGGTGCTGCTGTTCTCGCCATGGGTCACGCCAACCGTCGCTGTATCCATTGTCTGGTCGTGGATCTATGAGCCTGAGGTCGGCCTTGCCAATACCGTGCTTGATGTCCTCGGACTCGAAAGAATCGGCTGGCTGCAGGACCCCAAATGGGCGCTTGCGGGAGTCCTTCTGGTGACCATCTGGAAATCCGTGGGCTGGGCGATGATCTTTTATCTGGTGGCGCTGCGGAATGTGCCTTCAGATCTGCTTGAAGCGGGGGACCTTGATGGCGCAAGCGCGGTGCAGAAGTTCTTTCGCATCACCCTGCCGCTGATCTCGCCAACCACCCTGTTTCTGTTCGTGGTCCAGCTTATCCAGGCGCTTCAGGCCTACGATCAGATCAATGTGCTGACCCAAGGGGGCCCCTCCGGCTCCACCCGCACGCTGCTGTATCTGTATTATCAGTCCGCCTTCGAATCCTTTCAGATCGGAGAGGCTTCCAGTGTAGCTGTCGTTCTTGTCATCCTCTGCATGCTGCTGTCCGTATTCTCCTTCGGCGTCAGCAAGCGGACTACGCATTATCAATAA
- a CDS encoding alpha-galactosidase — translation MSIIYDAEQQIFHLQTTNTSYVFGLARSSYPVHLHWGRRIRSSAISDLYNPGAMGFSSTVDPKEPAFSLDTLPQEYPGYGSGDFREPAYEAELVNGTSVTELVYVSHSILKGKPALEGLPAVYAESGDEAETLQLVLEDAAAGLHAVLSYTVMSGFDAIIRSARLTNTGSGPLKLNRALSAALDFPHANYELIQLSGSWARERHLVRAPLHNGRQGIDSKRGASSHQQNPFLALLSPQTVEDSGDAYGFSLVYSGSFCANADVDQYGTTRVTMGINPFGFRWLLAPGESFQTPEAVLVYSDQGMGGMSRIYHRLYRTRLARGLYRDEPRPVLINNWEATYFNFDADKIEDIARAGKALGIELFVLDDGWFGRRDDDTTSLGDWFVDTRKLPQGLPDLVERVRRLGMQFGLWFEPEMVSPDSELYRAHPDWCLHVPDRRRSQARNQLILDLSRPEVCDYIIDSVSSVLASAPITYVKWDMNRHMTEIGSAALPPERQGETAHRYMLGLYRVMEEITSKFPHVLFESCSGGGGRFDPGILHYMPQTWTSDDTDAVERLKIQYGTSIVYPASSMGSHISAVPNHQVHRSTSLSMRGDVAMSGNFGYELDLTLFTPEEQAEAAAQVAFYKEIRSLVQQGDMYRLLSPFEGNETAWMFVDAARSEALTGYFRVLAGPNTSRPRLRLQGLDPEKDYVLKETGAVYGGDRLMYAGLLLPELHGDFQSKLLHFVAVDRE, via the coding sequence TTGTCCATTATTTATGATGCCGAGCAACAGATTTTTCATCTGCAAACGACAAATACAAGCTATGTATTCGGCCTTGCCCGCAGCTCCTATCCCGTGCACCTGCACTGGGGCCGGAGAATCCGCAGCTCTGCCATATCCGACCTGTACAATCCCGGGGCCATGGGCTTCAGCAGTACTGTTGATCCCAAGGAACCCGCGTTCTCCCTGGATACACTTCCCCAGGAATATCCGGGGTACGGCTCGGGGGACTTCCGGGAGCCTGCTTATGAAGCCGAGCTGGTAAACGGCACTTCAGTTACAGAGCTTGTCTATGTCTCCCATAGTATTCTCAAGGGTAAACCCGCACTGGAAGGGCTCCCGGCTGTATATGCCGAAAGCGGCGATGAAGCCGAAACCCTGCAGCTGGTGCTGGAGGATGCCGCAGCAGGCCTGCACGCCGTGCTGTCCTACACCGTAATGAGCGGTTTCGACGCTATTATCCGCTCTGCGCGGCTGACCAATACGGGCAGCGGCCCGCTGAAGCTGAACCGTGCCTTATCGGCTGCACTTGACTTTCCGCATGCCAACTACGAGCTGATTCAGCTGTCCGGGTCCTGGGCCCGCGAACGCCATCTCGTGCGCGCTCCCCTGCACAATGGACGGCAGGGCATTGACAGCAAGCGGGGCGCAAGCAGCCATCAGCAGAATCCGTTCCTGGCCCTGCTGTCCCCGCAGACCGTGGAAGACAGCGGAGACGCTTACGGCTTCAGCCTGGTCTACAGCGGCAGCTTCTGTGCGAATGCCGATGTGGACCAATACGGAACTACCCGCGTAACAATGGGCATCAACCCGTTCGGCTTCCGCTGGCTGCTTGCGCCCGGCGAGAGCTTCCAGACCCCCGAAGCGGTGCTGGTCTACTCGGACCAAGGCATGGGCGGCATGTCACGGATCTACCACCGGCTATACCGGACCCGGCTGGCAAGAGGATTATACCGTGACGAGCCCCGCCCGGTGCTGATCAACAACTGGGAAGCTACCTACTTCAACTTCGATGCTGACAAAATCGAAGATATCGCCCGCGCCGGCAAGGCGCTGGGCATTGAGCTGTTCGTGCTTGACGACGGCTGGTTCGGCCGCCGCGATGACGATACCACTTCGCTGGGCGACTGGTTCGTGGATACCCGCAAGCTGCCGCAGGGTCTGCCTGACCTGGTGGAACGGGTCAGACGGCTCGGCATGCAGTTCGGCCTCTGGTTCGAACCGGAGATGGTGTCGCCGGACAGCGAACTGTACCGCGCCCATCCTGACTGGTGCCTGCATGTGCCGGACCGCCGACGCAGCCAGGCCCGTAACCAGCTGATTCTGGATCTGTCGCGCCCGGAGGTATGCGACTATATCATCGATTCGGTCAGCAGCGTCCTGGCATCGGCTCCGATTACTTATGTCAAATGGGATATGAACCGGCATATGACTGAGATTGGTTCTGCTGCCCTGCCGCCGGAGCGCCAGGGAGAAACGGCTCACCGCTACATGCTGGGGTTGTACCGGGTCATGGAAGAAATCACCTCCAAATTCCCGCATGTGCTGTTCGAAAGCTGCTCCGGCGGCGGAGGCAGATTCGATCCCGGCATTCTTCATTATATGCCGCAGACCTGGACCAGCGATGATACCGATGCCGTGGAACGCCTCAAAATCCAGTACGGCACCAGCATCGTCTATCCGGCAAGCAGCATGGGCTCCCATATCTCCGCAGTGCCGAACCATCAGGTGCACCGCAGTACTTCGCTCTCCATGCGCGGCGACGTGGCCATGTCCGGCAACTTCGGCTACGAGCTGGATCTGACCCTCTTCACACCGGAGGAACAGGCGGAAGCGGCTGCCCAGGTGGCCTTCTACAAGGAAATCCGTTCCCTCGTCCAGCAGGGTGACATGTACCGCCTGCTCTCGCCGTTTGAAGGCAATGAAACGGCCTGGATGTTCGTCGATGCAGCCCGTTCCGAGGCACTCACCGGCTATTTCCGCGTGCTGGCCGGACCGAATACAAGCCGCCCGCGCCTCCGCCTTCAGGGGCTGGACCCGGAGAAGGACTACGTCCTGAAGGAAACCGGAGCGGTATACGGCGGCGACCGGCTGATGTACGCTGGACTGCTCCTGCCGGAGCTGCACGGTGACTTTCAGAGCAAGCTGCTGCATTTTGTGGCGGTGGATAGAGAGTAG
- a CDS encoding GbsR/MarR family transcriptional regulator translates to MKQATFGGDNQHLSPREQLLRPMIDAIAQTMDLYGANYSFGQLYGIMFFEDQPMTLEEMKQVMNMSKSNMSYGVRSLIASRMVTRLEEKRERKELYVAETDFFQAFKNFFTLKLQREIDVMQEAMGTVMPELQALSRAADTPEEERQACLRDLDKLQHAVEYYAWLQRFVSGLEEGEFFGGAGLPGRE, encoded by the coding sequence ATGAAACAGGCCACATTTGGCGGGGACAACCAGCATTTATCACCAAGGGAGCAGCTGCTGCGTCCGATGATTGACGCGATAGCGCAGACGATGGATCTGTATGGGGCCAATTATTCCTTTGGGCAGCTCTACGGGATTATGTTCTTTGAGGACCAGCCGATGACGCTGGAGGAGATGAAGCAGGTCATGAATATGAGTAAAAGCAATATGAGCTACGGTGTCCGCTCCCTGATCGCTTCCCGGATGGTGACCAGGCTGGAAGAGAAACGCGAGCGGAAAGAGCTGTATGTTGCTGAAACGGATTTTTTTCAGGCATTCAAAAACTTCTTCACCCTTAAGCTTCAGCGGGAAATCGATGTCATGCAGGAGGCGATGGGCACGGTGATGCCTGAGCTTCAGGCGCTGTCCCGGGCGGCAGACACACCCGAAGAGGAGCGGCAGGCCTGCCTGCGGGATCTGGACAAGCTCCAGCATGCGGTTGAATATTATGCCTGGCTGCAGCGGTTTGTGTCGGGACTGGAGGAAGGGGAGTTCTTCGGCGGGGCCGGGCTGCCCGGCAGGGAGTAA
- a CDS encoding carbohydrate ABC transporter permease, with amino-acid sequence MRILTRLGGPVRHLFFAALALLMAFPFYWMVTSALKTNDEIWRSPPTLWPEVPLWGNFAAAWNEAPFARYMGNSIFVATSIVILQIINSGMMAYALTHMKFRLKGLFAGVILFGYMVPATAVYLPGYLVLSELHLLNSYAGLILSNCVSIFAIFLIRQAFLQVSHELVEAGEVDGASHMRILWTVLVPVTRSSFAVLALITFIDQYNNYFWPMLITKNPDLQLVSAGLRSFFVEGGAYGLQWPLIMAASAFTIAPLLLVFLLAQKTIMQSVNMTAGSSKG; translated from the coding sequence TTGCGTATACTCACAAGGCTGGGCGGCCCGGTCCGCCATCTATTTTTTGCCGCGCTTGCCCTGCTGATGGCTTTTCCTTTCTATTGGATGGTCACCAGCGCGCTGAAAACCAATGATGAAATCTGGCGCTCCCCGCCCACGCTCTGGCCTGAAGTGCCGCTCTGGGGCAATTTTGCCGCAGCCTGGAATGAGGCCCCGTTCGCAAGATACATGGGCAACAGTATTTTCGTCGCCACTTCCATCGTCATTCTGCAGATCATCAATTCCGGCATGATGGCTTATGCGCTGACACATATGAAATTCCGCCTGAAGGGCCTTTTTGCCGGAGTCATTCTATTTGGATATATGGTTCCGGCTACGGCAGTTTACCTGCCCGGCTATCTTGTGCTGTCCGAGCTGCATCTGCTGAATTCCTATGCCGGCCTGATTCTCTCCAACTGTGTAAGCATCTTTGCGATCTTTCTGATCAGGCAAGCGTTCCTGCAGGTCTCGCATGAGCTGGTGGAGGCTGGTGAAGTGGACGGCGCCTCACACATGCGGATTCTGTGGACGGTGCTGGTGCCGGTTACGAGGTCATCCTTTGCCGTGCTGGCGCTGATTACCTTCATTGATCAGTACAACAATTATTTCTGGCCGATGCTGATTACCAAGAATCCTGACCTACAGTTAGTCTCGGCCGGCCTGCGCAGCTTTTTCGTGGAAGGGGGTGCATACGGATTACAATGGCCGCTAATCATGGCCGCCAGCGCCTTCACCATCGCCCCGCTGCTGCTTGTCTTCCTGCTGGCGCAGAAAACGATTATGCAAAGTGTCAATATGACGGCAGGTTCAAGTAAAGGCTGA
- a CDS encoding Lrp/AsnC family transcriptional regulator codes for MDELDIKILKLLEGNGRLSHEEIGKLLHISRPSVHQRVSKLEKSGVIKGYRGIVDWSKLDQKIKVMISVKVVSQSFREAADQIIGIEIPGVSILECQRMAGEWCMLLKVRVASPEQLTLLLDEILRIPDIRETSTTFILSTIYEDGIRGI; via the coding sequence ATGGATGAACTGGATATCAAAATTCTGAAGCTGCTTGAAGGGAATGGAAGGCTGTCCCACGAAGAGATTGGCAAGCTGCTGCATATCTCACGGCCTTCGGTGCATCAACGGGTCAGCAAGCTCGAGAAAAGCGGTGTGATCAAAGGGTACAGGGGCATTGTGGACTGGAGCAAGCTGGATCAGAAGATCAAGGTCATGATCTCTGTGAAGGTTGTGAGCCAGAGCTTCCGGGAAGCGGCAGATCAAATCATCGGAATTGAAATCCCTGGGGTGAGCATTCTAGAATGCCAGCGGATGGCGGGGGAATGGTGCATGCTGCTAAAAGTGAGAGTGGCTTCACCGGAGCAGCTTACCCTTTTGCTGGATGAAATTCTCCGGATTCCCGACATTAGGGAAACCTCGACGACCTTTATTTTATCTACTATATATGAAGATGGAATTAGGGGGATATAG
- the yedA gene encoding drug/metabolite exporter YedA, translating to MKHKAKANPVYLVGIALLCVYLFWGGTYVGMKIAIETVPPFLMAGIRFFAAGAVLYVIARFSGAKRPAGSEWRSSAIVGALLLLGGNGLVAWSEQRVSSSIASLIVAAVPVWMMLFGWLSRSGKRPHTGVIAGIVLGLLGIAVLVFQPGQRDDGTATDLIGIITLLAASLSWAAGSMYSRSARMPDSPLMSTAAQMLTGGVLLLVFSYFTGDWSKMDIPAISPRSYAALGYLIVFGSIIGYTAYIWLLKNADAALVSTYAFVNPVVAVFLGWLLAGEQLSVNTLTAAVIIIAAVVLVTIFRSRAVPVSKEQGAEQVNVKNKSPLRRSLPK from the coding sequence ATGAAGCACAAGGCCAAGGCGAATCCGGTGTATTTGGTTGGCATAGCGTTATTGTGCGTTTATTTGTTTTGGGGAGGCACTTATGTCGGCATGAAGATTGCCATTGAGACGGTGCCGCCCTTTCTGATGGCCGGAATCCGTTTTTTTGCCGCCGGAGCTGTACTCTATGTCATTGCCAGATTCAGCGGGGCTAAGCGCCCGGCAGGAAGCGAGTGGCGGTCTTCGGCCATCGTCGGCGCACTGCTGCTGCTTGGCGGGAATGGCCTGGTGGCATGGTCGGAGCAAAGAGTCTCTTCATCGATTGCTTCCCTGATTGTTGCCGCTGTTCCCGTCTGGATGATGCTGTTCGGCTGGCTTAGCCGCAGCGGGAAACGTCCACATACCGGCGTTATCGCCGGAATTGTGCTTGGACTGCTGGGCATAGCTGTTCTGGTCTTTCAGCCGGGGCAGAGGGACGATGGCACCGCAACAGACCTGATCGGCATTATTACTCTGCTGGCAGCTTCACTCAGTTGGGCGGCAGGGTCCATGTACTCGCGCAGCGCCCGGATGCCGGATTCTCCGCTGATGTCAACGGCTGCACAAATGCTGACAGGTGGCGTGCTGCTGCTGGTTTTCTCCTATTTTACCGGAGACTGGTCCAAAATGGACATACCGGCCATTTCCCCCCGTTCGTATGCCGCTCTGGGTTATCTAATCGTCTTCGGCTCGATAATAGGCTACACCGCCTACATCTGGCTGCTCAAAAATGCCGATGCTGCCCTGGTTTCAACCTATGCGTTCGTGAATCCGGTGGTCGCCGTATTCTTAGGCTGGCTGCTCGCAGGCGAGCAGCTCTCTGTCAACACATTGACCGCTGCTGTGATTATTATTGCTGCCGTGGTGCTGGTGACTATTTTCCGCAGCCGGGCGGTACCGGTCAGCAAGGAACAGGGAGCAGAGCAAGTGAACGTTAAGAATAAAAGCCCGCTGCGCCGTTCCCTGCCAAAATAA